A single Micromonospora luteifusca DNA region contains:
- a CDS encoding cupin, whose protein sequence is MSDVTVDGTELGPVGQEIVFENDRVRVWHIRLEPGERQPLHRHDHPYLVVAIEGAKNVVQTIDGTRIDADEPTGGVVYRDPGAVHMLTNVGDTTYLARLVELK, encoded by the coding sequence ATGAGCGACGTGACCGTCGACGGAACCGAACTCGGGCCGGTGGGCCAGGAGATCGTGTTCGAGAACGACCGGGTCCGGGTCTGGCACATCCGCCTTGAGCCGGGCGAGCGGCAACCGCTGCATCGGCATGATCACCCCTACCTGGTGGTGGCGATCGAGGGCGCCAAGAACGTCGTGCAGACCATCGACGGCACCCGGATCGACGCCGACGAACCCACCGGTGGGGTGGTCTACCGGGACCCGGGTGCGGTGCACATGCTCACCAATGTCGGAGACACGACTTACCTCGCTCGGCTGGTCGAACTCAAGTAG